A window of Dickeya zeae NCPPB 2538 contains these coding sequences:
- a CDS encoding valine--pyruvate transaminase — protein MNFSRFGNKFTRHAGITQLMDDLNEGLRTPGAIMLGGGNPAHIPAMDDYFQQLCRDLLDQGKLTDALCNYDGPQGKDVLLHSLSSLLREQFGWEIGPQNIALTNGSQSAFFYLFNLFAGRTDEGQHRRVLFPLAPEYIGYADSGLDEDMFVSVRPQIELLPEGQFKYHVDFEQLHITDDIGMICVSRPTNPTGNVLTDDEVQHLDALAREHQIPLVIDNAYGVPFPGIIFSDATPLWNPNIILCMSLSKLGLPGSRCGIVIGSEQVIEALGNMNGIVSLAPGSIGPALAHEMIQRGDLLRLSNDVVRPFYRQRVEQTIAIIRRYLPPEVCLIHKPEGAIFLWLWFKDLPITTEVLYQRLKQRGVLMVPGHYFFPGLEQEWPHAHQCLRMNYVPEPEKIEQGVAILAEEVERARREDCAR, from the coding sequence ATGAACTTTTCCCGTTTCGGCAACAAATTTACCCGCCATGCTGGTATTACCCAACTGATGGATGACCTCAACGAGGGGTTACGCACCCCAGGTGCCATCATGCTCGGCGGCGGCAATCCGGCCCATATCCCGGCAATGGACGACTATTTTCAGCAATTGTGTCGCGATCTGTTGGATCAAGGAAAATTGACCGATGCGCTGTGCAACTACGATGGCCCGCAGGGCAAAGATGTGTTGCTGCATTCGCTCTCCAGCCTGCTGCGTGAACAGTTTGGCTGGGAGATTGGACCACAGAATATTGCACTGACTAATGGCAGCCAGAGCGCATTTTTCTACCTGTTCAATCTGTTTGCCGGTCGTACTGATGAGGGGCAACATCGCCGGGTGCTGTTTCCACTGGCACCGGAGTACATCGGTTACGCTGATTCCGGGCTGGATGAGGACATGTTTGTCTCTGTTCGCCCGCAGATTGAGCTGTTACCGGAAGGGCAGTTCAAATACCACGTTGACTTCGAGCAACTGCACATCACCGATGACATCGGCATGATTTGCGTTTCCCGGCCGACCAACCCCACCGGCAATGTGCTGACCGACGACGAAGTACAGCATCTGGATGCGCTGGCCCGTGAACACCAGATTCCGCTGGTGATCGACAACGCTTACGGTGTGCCGTTCCCCGGCATTATCTTTAGCGATGCCACGCCGCTGTGGAATCCGAACATTATTCTGTGTATGAGCCTGTCCAAGCTCGGCTTGCCCGGTTCCCGCTGCGGTATCGTTATCGGTTCTGAGCAGGTGATCGAAGCACTCGGCAACATGAACGGTATCGTCAGTCTGGCACCCGGCTCCATCGGCCCGGCACTGGCACACGAGATGATCCAGCGGGGCGACCTGCTGCGGCTGTCCAACGATGTGGTCAGGCCGTTCTACCGCCAGCGGGTGGAGCAGACCATCGCCATTATTCGTCGTTACCTGCCGCCAGAAGTGTGCCTGATCCACAAACCAGAAGGCGCGATTTTCCTGTGGCTGTGGTTCAAAGACTTGCCCATCACCACCGAGGTGCTGTACCAACGGCTGAAGCAACGCGGCGTACTGATGGTGCCGGGTCATTATTTCTTCCCCGGTCTGGAACAGGAATGGCCGCATGCTCACCAGTGCCTGCGCATGAACTACGTGCCAGAGCCGGAAAAAATCGAGCAAGGCGTCGCTATTCTGGCCGAAGAGGTGGAGCGGGCGCGGAGAGAAGACTGCGCTCGCTAA
- the ghrB gene encoding glyoxylate/hydroxypyruvate reductase GhrB encodes MKPEVILYKKIPDDLRQKLEQHASVSVFDGLPPIDHPLLARAEGLIGAGHTVSREYLSHLPKLRAVSTVSVGYDNIDVAALNDKKALLMHTPTVLTETVADTVMTLMLMTARRALESAERVKAGEWTRNIGEDWYGIDVHHKTIGILGMGRIGLAVAQRAHFGFSMPVLYNARRRHDAAETRFNARHCDLDTLLAESDFLCITLPLTPETHHVIGKAQLAKMKSSAILINIGRGPVVDEQALIEALTDGTLHAAGLDVFEKEPLSVDSPLLKLPNVVALPHIGSATHETRYNMAACAVDNLIAALSGDVKENCVNPDVLK; translated from the coding sequence ATGAAACCTGAAGTCATCCTCTACAAAAAGATCCCTGACGATTTACGCCAAAAACTGGAGCAACACGCTAGCGTTTCGGTTTTTGATGGCCTGCCTCCCATCGACCACCCGTTACTGGCGCGTGCTGAAGGGTTGATTGGCGCTGGGCACACCGTCAGCCGGGAATACCTGTCCCACCTGCCAAAACTACGGGCGGTGTCTACCGTGTCAGTGGGTTACGACAACATTGACGTTGCTGCGTTAAATGACAAAAAAGCGTTGCTGATGCATACGCCGACCGTCCTGACAGAAACGGTGGCAGATACCGTCATGACCTTGATGCTAATGACGGCTCGCCGGGCGTTGGAATCCGCCGAGCGCGTGAAAGCCGGGGAATGGACACGCAACATCGGTGAAGATTGGTACGGTATTGATGTTCACCATAAAACCATTGGTATTCTGGGCATGGGGCGTATCGGTCTGGCGGTAGCTCAGCGGGCGCACTTCGGTTTTAGCATGCCGGTGCTCTATAACGCCCGTCGCCGTCATGATGCGGCAGAAACCCGCTTCAACGCCCGTCACTGCGACCTCGACACCCTGCTGGCGGAATCTGATTTTCTGTGTATTACCCTGCCGCTGACGCCGGAAACCCACCATGTGATTGGCAAGGCACAACTGGCGAAAATGAAATCCAGCGCCATTCTGATCAACATTGGCCGCGGCCCGGTGGTGGATGAACAGGCGCTGATTGAGGCACTGACCGATGGCACCCTGCACGCCGCTGGTCTGGATGTGTTCGAGAAAGAACCGCTATCGGTAGACTCACCGCTGCTGAAGCTGCCTAATGTGGTGGCACTGCCGCACATCGGCTCCGCCACCCATGAAACCCGCTACAACATGGCGGCCTGCGCGGTAGATAACCTGATCGCCGCGCTCAGTGGCGACGTTAAAGAGAACTGCGTCAATCCGGACGTGCTGAAGTAG
- a CDS encoding DUF1471 domain-containing protein yields MNAIKNIAVVIALATVSFGSFAATEVQQSVSQSVGSVSATANTLDGLQAKLSEKADAAGAKSFRIISATSSDNQLQGVAELYN; encoded by the coding sequence ATGAACGCTATCAAAAATATTGCTGTAGTTATCGCACTGGCTACCGTTTCTTTCGGCTCTTTCGCGGCGACTGAAGTACAGCAGTCTGTCAGTCAGTCTGTCGGTTCTGTCAGCGCCACGGCGAATACGCTGGACGGCCTGCAGGCTAAGCTGTCTGAAAAAGCGGATGCCGCCGGTGCTAAATCGTTCCGCATCATCTCTGCCACCAGCAGCGATAACCAGTTGCAAGGCGTCGCTGAGCTGTACAACTAA
- the glyQ gene encoding glycine--tRNA ligase subunit alpha — MQKFDTKTFQGLILTLQDYWSRQGCTIVQPLDMEVGAGTSHPMTCLRALGPEPIAAAYVQPSRRPTDGRYGENPNRLQHYYQFQVIIKPSPDNIQELYLGSLKELGMDPTIHDIRFVEDNWENPTLGAWGLGWEVWLNGMEVTQFTYFQQVGGLECKPVTGEITYGLERLAMYIQGVDSVYDLVWSDGPLGKTTYGDVFHQNEVEQSTYNFEYADVDFLFTCFEQYEKEAQQLLALEKPLPLPAYERILKAAHSFNLLDARKAISVTERQRYILRIRTLTKAVAEAYYASREALGFPMCNRKQS; from the coding sequence ATGCAAAAGTTTGATACCAAGACCTTTCAGGGCCTGATCCTGACATTACAGGATTACTGGTCGCGTCAGGGCTGCACCATTGTCCAACCGTTGGACATGGAAGTCGGTGCCGGCACTTCTCACCCTATGACCTGCCTGCGTGCGCTTGGCCCAGAGCCTATCGCCGCCGCTTATGTGCAGCCGTCCCGCCGTCCTACCGACGGCCGCTACGGTGAGAACCCCAACCGCCTGCAACACTACTACCAGTTTCAGGTGATCATTAAGCCGTCGCCGGACAACATTCAGGAACTGTACCTCGGTTCGCTGAAAGAACTGGGCATGGACCCGACCATCCACGACATCCGTTTCGTGGAAGATAACTGGGAAAACCCGACGCTGGGTGCCTGGGGTCTGGGCTGGGAAGTGTGGCTGAACGGGATGGAAGTGACCCAGTTCACCTATTTCCAGCAGGTCGGTGGTCTGGAGTGCAAACCGGTAACCGGCGAGATTACTTACGGCCTGGAACGTCTGGCGATGTACATTCAGGGCGTGGACAGCGTCTACGATCTGGTGTGGAGCGATGGCCCGCTGGGTAAAACCACCTACGGCGACGTGTTCCATCAAAACGAAGTGGAGCAATCGACTTATAACTTCGAATACGCCGATGTGGATTTCCTGTTTACCTGCTTCGAGCAGTATGAAAAAGAAGCCCAGCAGTTGCTGGCGCTGGAAAAACCGCTGCCGCTGCCTGCTTACGAGCGCATTCTGAAAGCCGCCCACAGCTTCAACCTGCTGGACGCGCGCAAAGCCATTTCCGTGACCGAACGTCAGCGCTACATCCTGCGGATCCGTACCCTGACCAAAGCGGTAGCGGAAGCCTATTATGCCTCTCGTGAGGCACTGGGCTTCCCGATGTGCAATCGTAAACAGAGCTGA
- a CDS encoding DNA-3-methyladenine glycosylase I, with amino-acid sequence MARCGWVTQDTLYQDYHDNEWGKPCTDSRTLFELLCLEGQQAGLSWITVLKKREHYRRCFHGFDPHRVAAMTDDDVNRLVLDPGIIRHRGKIEAIIRNARAWLAMQQQGDDFATFIWSFVNHQPLVNNPTSLADVPAKTAVSDAMSKALKKRGFTFIGSTICYAFMQAAGLVNDHTTDCCCHPEAL; translated from the coding sequence ATGGCACGCTGTGGCTGGGTCACGCAGGATACGCTGTATCAGGATTATCACGATAACGAGTGGGGAAAACCCTGTACTGATAGCCGCACGCTGTTTGAACTGCTGTGTCTGGAAGGCCAGCAAGCCGGGTTGTCGTGGATAACCGTGCTCAAAAAACGCGAGCACTACCGCCGTTGTTTCCACGGATTTGATCCGCACCGGGTAGCGGCCATGACCGATGACGACGTGAACCGGCTGGTACTGGACCCAGGCATCATCCGCCATCGCGGAAAAATTGAAGCCATTATCCGCAATGCCCGCGCCTGGCTGGCGATGCAGCAGCAAGGGGACGACTTTGCGACGTTTATCTGGTCCTTCGTTAACCATCAGCCGCTCGTCAATAACCCGACATCGCTGGCTGATGTACCGGCAAAAACCGCCGTGTCGGATGCCATGTCGAAAGCGTTGAAAAAACGCGGCTTCACATTCATCGGCTCCACCATCTGCTACGCCTTTATGCAGGCTGCCGGGCTGGTAAACGACCATACCACCGACTGTTGCTGTCATCCGGAGGCGTTGTGA
- a CDS encoding N-acetyltransferase: MIRPYRPQDLDALVALWRESTTLAHPFISAHYWQESEELVRGHYIPHSQTWIYEHAQGIGGFISVMDQRFVGALFVHHSLYGQGVGAALMQHIQHRFPVLSLEVYQQNHRACAFYRKQGFTTVQESYQHETQSHLLVMHWQDQALLAAVTP; this comes from the coding sequence GTGATTCGACCTTATCGGCCACAAGACCTGGACGCGCTGGTCGCACTATGGCGGGAAAGTACCACGCTGGCGCACCCGTTTATCTCGGCGCACTATTGGCAGGAAAGTGAAGAACTGGTTCGCGGGCATTATATCCCCCACTCACAAACCTGGATTTATGAGCATGCTCAGGGCATCGGCGGTTTTATCAGCGTGATGGATCAGCGCTTTGTCGGCGCGCTCTTTGTTCACCACAGCCTGTATGGTCAGGGCGTGGGCGCGGCGCTGATGCAGCATATTCAGCATCGCTTCCCGGTGCTCAGTCTGGAGGTGTATCAGCAGAACCACCGTGCCTGCGCCTTTTATCGCAAACAAGGGTTTACGACCGTGCAGGAAAGTTATCAGCATGAAACCCAGTCACACTTGCTGGTTATGCACTGGCAGGATCAGGCGTTGCTCGCCGCCGTCACACCCTGA
- a CDS encoding aldose 1-epimerase family protein: MKNVLAMSIALALVSWQASAQTFVLTDVESSTEKGNWQISSDALKIKDQHFSIEQKVLHGGRQEGSKILTITSPNGLQITLSPTRGMDLLHVTGKNIRLGWDSPVDEVVNPNTITLESRNGLGWLEGFNEMMVRCGYEWTGHPVTSDGMIYTLHGRAGNTPASKVLVDVSDKAPYTITVRGLLKENSFKKSNLETWTELRYVPGSESFTIHDVLTNKSDYARDYQIIYHSNFGTPILEEGARFLAPVKEISPFNDYAKAGLKSWQTYKGPTKGFDEMVFNMTPYADKEGKTLAALVNRAGDKGVSIAFDTHQLPLLTMWKNTDTLKQGYVTGIEPGTSYAYPVTIERQQGRVKKLQPGQSTTFELTYSLLSSPAAVQQTEQKVKAIQGDRTTTLTEKPIAVE; encoded by the coding sequence ATGAAAAATGTACTGGCAATGAGTATCGCTTTGGCACTGGTTTCCTGGCAGGCATCGGCCCAAACCTTTGTGCTGACAGACGTTGAAAGCAGCACGGAAAAGGGAAACTGGCAGATCAGCAGCGATGCGCTGAAGATTAAGGATCAACACTTCAGCATCGAGCAAAAGGTACTGCATGGCGGACGTCAGGAAGGCAGCAAGATTCTGACTATCACCAGCCCCAACGGGCTGCAAATTACCCTGAGTCCGACCCGCGGCATGGATTTACTGCATGTCACCGGCAAAAATATCCGGCTGGGCTGGGATTCTCCGGTGGATGAAGTGGTCAACCCGAATACGATCACCCTGGAAAGCCGCAATGGACTGGGCTGGCTGGAAGGTTTCAATGAGATGATGGTGCGCTGCGGCTATGAGTGGACCGGACATCCGGTCACCAGTGACGGCATGATTTACACCCTGCACGGCCGTGCCGGTAATACACCCGCATCGAAAGTGCTGGTGGATGTGAGCGACAAAGCGCCTTACACCATCACGGTGCGTGGCTTGCTCAAGGAAAACAGCTTTAAGAAATCCAACCTCGAAACCTGGACTGAACTGCGTTACGTGCCGGGGAGCGAGTCGTTTACCATTCATGACGTGCTGACCAATAAGTCAGATTACGCGCGTGATTACCAGATTATCTATCACAGCAATTTCGGTACCCCGATTCTGGAAGAAGGGGCACGTTTCCTGGCACCCGTGAAAGAGATTTCGCCGTTTAATGACTACGCCAAGGCCGGTCTGAAAAGCTGGCAGACGTATAAAGGCCCGACTAAAGGCTTCGACGAAATGGTGTTCAACATGACGCCTTATGCGGATAAAGAGGGCAAAACACTGGCCGCACTGGTCAATCGTGCAGGTGATAAAGGGGTGTCCATCGCGTTTGATACCCATCAGTTGCCGTTGCTGACGATGTGGAAAAACACTGACACCCTGAAACAAGGCTATGTCACCGGTATCGAGCCCGGCACCAGCTATGCGTATCCGGTCACGATTGAACGCCAGCAAGGGCGGGTGAAGAAACTGCAACCCGGCCAAAGCACCACCTTCGAGCTGACTTACAGCTTGTTGAGCAGCCCGGCGGCAGTACAACAAACCGAACAGAAAGTGAAAGCCATTCAGGGCGACCGCACCACAACCTTGACGGAGAAACCGATCGCGGTGGAGTAA
- a CDS encoding ferric reductase-like transmembrane domain-containing protein: MKFITVSLLACLAIWVLSLPDIATLPAFIYWRNMLVQLTGFIAVLCITGLLIMALHPAFLEKWLGGMDKLYLYHKSLGIGAGVATLQHWFFAKLPKIAAALEWIAPGRRQPHPIDPLRGIMNELGEISFYCMILFIAISLIKWISYKNFRVIHKVGAVIALLGILHSFYMINSDMRWTAFGIACMVLCFISSLIIIYSLAGRIGRKNHFPAKITAVSKINESTLELTLSTPASFSQRYQAGKFVFLTTDPKEGKHPFTVSRYDADNHTLALTIKALGDYTTSLVNHPNLVGTSVVMEGPYGEFTLPEHPDKKTYWVAGGIGITPFLSWLHQLRTSHQQQRNTTLFYCVNRESDLIHQDTLETLAREADIDLRILVRDRDGLLDPAPMNSDNCAGVWFCGPIGMRRYLQQHLDQTALHFEQFNFR; this comes from the coding sequence ATGAAATTCATTACCGTGTCACTGCTGGCATGTCTTGCCATCTGGGTATTAAGTTTACCGGATATTGCCACCTTACCCGCCTTTATCTATTGGCGAAATATGCTGGTTCAATTGACGGGTTTTATCGCCGTACTCTGTATCACTGGATTGCTTATCATGGCACTCCATCCGGCATTTCTGGAGAAATGGCTGGGGGGCATGGATAAACTGTATCTGTACCACAAATCGCTGGGCATCGGCGCAGGGGTTGCTACCCTGCAGCACTGGTTCTTTGCCAAATTGCCGAAAATAGCCGCCGCGCTGGAGTGGATAGCACCAGGACGCCGCCAGCCACACCCGATTGACCCCTTGCGTGGCATTATGAATGAACTGGGAGAAATATCCTTTTATTGCATGATACTTTTTATTGCTATCAGCCTGATAAAATGGATTTCCTATAAAAACTTCCGTGTCATTCACAAAGTGGGAGCGGTTATCGCGCTGCTGGGCATTCTTCATTCATTTTATATGATTAACAGCGATATGCGCTGGACGGCATTTGGCATCGCCTGCATGGTGTTATGTTTTATTTCTTCGTTAATTATTATTTATTCGCTGGCCGGACGTATTGGTAGAAAAAATCATTTTCCGGCAAAAATAACCGCCGTCAGCAAAATAAACGAGTCAACGCTAGAATTAACCCTCAGTACTCCGGCATCTTTTTCTCAACGCTATCAGGCTGGCAAATTTGTTTTTCTGACCACCGATCCGAAAGAAGGCAAACACCCGTTTACCGTCAGCCGGTACGATGCGGACAACCATACGCTGGCACTCACCATCAAAGCTCTGGGAGACTACACTACGTCACTGGTGAACCACCCAAATCTAGTGGGAACATCCGTGGTGATGGAAGGCCCTTATGGTGAATTCACCCTGCCGGAGCACCCCGATAAAAAAACCTACTGGGTCGCTGGGGGCATTGGCATTACACCGTTCCTGTCCTGGCTGCATCAGCTACGCACCAGCCATCAACAGCAGCGCAACACCACGCTCTTTTATTGCGTTAATCGTGAAAGCGACCTTATCCACCAAGATACGCTGGAAACACTGGCACGCGAGGCAGACATCGATCTGCGCATCCTGGTACGCGACCGTGATGGGTTACTCGACCCCGCGCCGATGAACAGCGACAACTGCGCCGGGGTCTGGTTCTGTGGGCCCATTGGCATGCGGCGCTACCTGCAACAACACCTTGATCAGACCGCGTTGCATTTCGAGCAGTTCAATTTCCGCTAA
- a CDS encoding sulfite exporter TauE/SafE family protein: MEIEWMLAYLALGAVVGFMAGLLGIGGGGIMVPVLTALFAAQGVEKTHLVHLALGTSMAAIVITAISSLRTHHQHQAVIWPVVWRITPAILLGTFAATWLAALLPTRALAIFFSCFMAYVSLQMVLNIKPKPHRQLPGMTGMSLAGLTIGGISALVAIGGGSLTVPFLTWCNVRIQQAIGTSAAVGLPIALSGALGYMINGWSATGLPAFSVGYVSLPAVALISAVSFFTAPVGARLAHRLPVATLKKAFAGLLLLLSLKMLHTVFTG; the protein is encoded by the coding sequence ATGGAGATTGAGTGGATGCTGGCCTATCTGGCGCTGGGAGCCGTGGTGGGATTTATGGCCGGATTACTGGGGATAGGCGGTGGCGGCATCATGGTGCCGGTGCTGACAGCGTTGTTCGCCGCACAAGGTGTGGAGAAAACGCATTTGGTGCATCTGGCGTTGGGAACCTCGATGGCGGCGATTGTGATCACCGCTATCTCCAGCCTGCGCACCCACCATCAACATCAGGCGGTGATATGGCCGGTGGTATGGCGCATCACACCCGCGATTTTACTGGGAACCTTCGCCGCTACCTGGCTGGCGGCGTTGTTGCCGACCCGGGCGCTGGCAATCTTCTTTTCCTGTTTTATGGCGTATGTCTCGCTGCAAATGGTGTTGAACATCAAGCCAAAACCTCACCGTCAGTTACCGGGCATGACAGGCATGTCGCTGGCCGGGCTGACTATCGGCGGTATTTCTGCACTGGTCGCCATTGGCGGTGGTTCGCTCACTGTGCCGTTTCTGACCTGGTGTAATGTACGCATCCAGCAGGCCATCGGCACCTCGGCCGCGGTGGGGTTGCCGATCGCGCTCTCTGGCGCGCTGGGCTACATGATTAACGGCTGGTCGGCGACCGGCTTGCCCGCGTTCAGCGTGGGTTATGTTTCGTTACCGGCGGTAGCGCTGATCTCGGCGGTCAGCTTCTTCACCGCGCCGGTGGGCGCGCGTTTAGCGCATCGCTTGCCGGTCGCGACGCTAAAGAAAGCGTTTGCCGGGCTGCTGCTGCTGTTGAGCCTGAAAATGCTGCATACCGTGTTTACCGGTTGA